Proteins encoded within one genomic window of Haladaptatus sp. QDMS2:
- a CDS encoding helix-turn-helix domain-containing protein: MTESTNPNTAVDLLQQLGLKEYEARCFVALTQLPTGTAKEISELADIPRTRVYDAIRVLEAEGLVSVQHGSPRQFRAVSVSEAAETLRLQYLDRIESLERTLNNLSKPEANSDTESAEVWTLNSRHAIESRTLELIDEAESEIVLVLADDAMLSDPLFERLKSAKDRGLDVIVGGFSPSVISRLSDELTMISVFESELDWLTGQHVAGEAAVGRLLLTDKSNLFVSSIQGDMSQTGNTTEEHAVFASGLTNGLVVIARRLISTGRNSLD, from the coding sequence ATGACCGAAAGCACGAATCCAAATACAGCCGTCGACCTGTTACAACAACTCGGACTGAAAGAGTACGAAGCTCGCTGTTTCGTTGCCCTCACACAGTTACCGACTGGCACCGCGAAAGAAATCAGTGAACTCGCTGATATTCCTCGCACGCGCGTCTACGACGCCATCAGAGTCTTAGAGGCAGAGGGACTGGTCAGCGTTCAACACGGCAGTCCGCGACAGTTTCGTGCCGTCTCTGTTTCCGAAGCAGCGGAGACGCTTAGATTGCAGTATCTCGACCGAATCGAATCGCTCGAACGGACGCTCAACAATCTCAGCAAGCCGGAAGCCAATTCTGATACCGAATCTGCGGAGGTGTGGACGCTCAACAGTCGGCATGCCATCGAATCTCGGACGCTCGAACTCATCGACGAAGCAGAATCCGAAATCGTCCTCGTCCTCGCGGACGATGCGATGCTCTCTGACCCACTTTTCGAGCGCCTCAAATCGGCAAAAGACCGCGGCCTCGACGTCATCGTCGGCGGCTTTTCTCCGTCGGTTATCTCGAGGCTCTCCGACGAATTGACGATGATTAGCGTGTTCGAGTCGGAGCTCGACTGGCTTACGGGACAGCACGTAGCCGGTGAGGCGGCGGTCGGTCGCCTCCTTCTCACCGACAAATCGAACCTCTTCGTCAGCTCCATTCAGGGAGACATGAGTCAAACTGGGAACACGACCGAGGAACACGCTGTGTTCGCGAGCGGACTCACCAACGGACTGGTCGTAATCGCGCGCCGACTCATCTCGACGGGACGAAACTCGCTGGACTAG
- a CDS encoding DUF1405 domain-containing protein: MIPERYARYYLENAPSLTWLVFANAVAILVGIRFYVETMPGVSTFLWPFYTDSPTAVFLATLSLVVLVPNLGRRLDDAPQNLALAYLHTFAFVWLVKYGIWTAIALNLGFSLYFPEVWAYFGIILTHLGFVGEAYLIPHYGKTTRGALLAALGALLVNDYIDYGLGLYPPLRYEPGIVLPLVTVLLSVGTVWLASRAFDRYDATAR; this comes from the coding sequence ATGATTCCGGAGCGCTACGCCCGCTACTATCTCGAAAACGCTCCCAGCCTGACGTGGCTCGTCTTCGCCAACGCGGTGGCCATCCTCGTCGGCATCCGGTTCTACGTCGAAACGATGCCCGGCGTCTCGACGTTCCTCTGGCCGTTTTACACCGACTCGCCGACCGCCGTGTTCCTCGCGACGCTCTCGCTCGTGGTGCTCGTCCCGAACCTCGGGCGGCGACTCGACGACGCACCACAGAATCTCGCGCTCGCCTACCTCCACACCTTCGCGTTCGTCTGGCTCGTCAAGTACGGCATCTGGACGGCCATCGCGCTAAATCTTGGCTTCTCGCTGTACTTCCCGGAAGTGTGGGCCTACTTCGGCATCATCCTCACCCACCTCGGTTTCGTCGGCGAAGCCTACCTCATCCCCCACTACGGAAAGACGACTCGCGGGGCGCTTCTGGCCGCGCTCGGCGCACTCCTCGTCAACGATTACATCGACTACGGGCTCGGACTCTACCCGCCGCTTCGCTACGAGCCTGGCATCGTCCTGCCCCTCGTGACCGTCCTGCTCTCGGTCGGAACGGTCTGGCTTGCCTCGCGAGCGTTCGACCGATACGACGCCACGGCCCGGTGA
- a CDS encoding DUF5802 family protein gives MFERFSSGYYVGQLYVEPYDGDVALMHQSQHERVNEQVYATAGVARADYPLVMKLGHCHFSVHADAGVPEYSLFVPESLNRAVGLENPPERREVWLARANRAQQLLRIAGAVA, from the coding sequence ATGTTCGAGCGATTCTCAAGTGGCTACTACGTCGGCCAGTTGTACGTCGAACCGTACGACGGTGACGTGGCGCTGATGCACCAGTCCCAACACGAGCGAGTGAACGAACAGGTCTACGCGACGGCGGGAGTCGCCCGCGCGGACTACCCGCTCGTGATGAAACTCGGTCATTGCCACTTCTCGGTCCACGCCGACGCGGGCGTGCCGGAGTACTCGCTGTTCGTCCCCGAGTCGCTCAATCGGGCGGTGGGACTCGAAAATCCACCCGAACGCCGGGAGGTCTGGCTTGCCCGGGCCAATCGCGCCCAGCAGTTGCTCCGCATCGCGGGCGCAGTCGCCTGA
- a CDS encoding Vms1/Ankzf1 family peptidyl-tRNA hydrolase → MFDDLLGRTELKSRIEELEEEKRHLERQLEAEQDRRADAVSARQTAEERVNRLEDRIASLEGRLDQPDEERSLAVRREERLRGDRLEEVLSRLESVRTGPEGALSAVVTESVPEDVSDLLDDRAALVSQAVPCVFFGDDAGLVSVVLEPPLVPDERTTWDDHFAFDRAWFEPTGTFAFALVRSDLFALGEYDGRERVSLTGFETDVKSNHSKGGFSQGRFERIREGQIADHVQRCLDAVERIDADRLIVVGERTVLGKFKEHADATRTVDATGDPETALDDAFRDFFTTRLSTI, encoded by the coding sequence ATGTTCGACGACCTGCTCGGCCGCACGGAACTCAAATCACGCATCGAGGAACTCGAAGAGGAAAAACGCCACCTCGAACGCCAACTCGAGGCCGAGCAGGACCGCCGCGCCGACGCTGTGAGCGCCCGCCAGACCGCAGAAGAGCGGGTCAACCGCCTCGAAGACCGTATCGCGAGCCTCGAAGGCCGCCTCGACCAACCCGACGAAGAGCGATCGCTCGCCGTCCGCCGCGAGGAGCGACTTCGCGGCGACCGCCTCGAGGAGGTGCTCTCACGGCTCGAATCCGTGCGGACAGGTCCCGAAGGGGCGCTTTCTGCGGTCGTCACGGAATCGGTTCCCGAAGACGTATCCGACCTGCTCGACGACCGGGCGGCGCTGGTCTCGCAAGCCGTACCCTGTGTCTTCTTCGGCGACGACGCGGGTCTCGTGAGCGTCGTCCTCGAACCGCCGCTGGTCCCCGACGAACGGACGACGTGGGACGACCACTTCGCGTTCGACCGGGCGTGGTTCGAACCGACCGGGACGTTCGCCTTCGCGCTCGTCCGCTCCGACCTGTTCGCCCTCGGGGAGTACGACGGCCGCGAGCGCGTCTCCCTCACCGGGTTCGAAACCGACGTGAAGAGCAACCACTCGAAAGGTGGCTTCTCGCAGGGCCGATTCGAGCGCATCCGCGAGGGACAAATCGCAGACCACGTCCAACGCTGTCTCGACGCGGTCGAGCGAATCGACGCAGACCGCCTCATCGTCGTCGGCGAGCGCACCGTCCTCGGGAAATTCAAAGAGCACGCCGACGCGACCCGGACGGTGGACGCGACGGGCGACCCCGAAACCGCACTGGACGATGCGTTTCGGGACTTCTTCACGACGCGCCTGTCAACCATCTGA
- a CDS encoding DUF1611 domain-containing protein: MDIALLAHEKFPDDAKTALGILRYSDDNVVAVLDRDSPGTRVHDTTPDVQDAPVVASIDDVEADYDALVIGIAPIGGGFDDSWRDDVRTALKAGKDVISGLHYFLEEDEEFARLAEENGAELWDVRKPHDGLSVAKGIADSVDAEVILTVGTDCSVGKMTVSLELARRAQERGIDAEFIPTGQTGIMIEGWGNPIDRVISDFTAGAVEEMILEKGNDHDYLFVEGQGTIIHPAYSAVTCGILHGSMADKLILCHASGREAIHGYESFALPDFQTYKNLYEDLARPVHQTEVVAGALNTRSIKDDEEAASAVEAYADAIDAPAQDPVRFDPDTILDEVL; the protein is encoded by the coding sequence ATGGATATCGCGCTACTCGCACACGAAAAGTTTCCTGACGACGCGAAGACCGCACTGGGCATCCTTCGCTACTCCGACGACAACGTGGTCGCCGTCTTAGACCGGGATAGCCCGGGCACCCGCGTCCACGACACCACTCCCGACGTACAGGACGCACCCGTCGTCGCGAGCATCGACGACGTGGAGGCCGACTACGACGCTCTCGTCATCGGCATCGCCCCAATCGGCGGCGGGTTCGACGACTCGTGGCGCGACGACGTTCGCACGGCACTCAAAGCGGGCAAAGACGTGATTTCTGGGCTCCACTACTTCCTCGAAGAGGACGAGGAGTTCGCTCGACTCGCGGAGGAAAACGGCGCAGAACTCTGGGACGTGCGCAAACCTCACGACGGCCTTTCGGTCGCCAAGGGCATCGCGGACTCCGTGGATGCCGAAGTCATCCTCACGGTCGGCACGGACTGCTCGGTGGGCAAGATGACCGTCTCGCTCGAACTCGCTCGTCGCGCACAGGAACGGGGCATCGACGCCGAGTTCATTCCGACCGGGCAGACCGGCATCATGATCGAAGGCTGGGGCAACCCAATCGACCGGGTCATCTCTGATTTCACCGCGGGCGCGGTTGAGGAGATGATTTTAGAGAAGGGCAATGACCACGACTACCTGTTCGTCGAAGGGCAGGGCACCATCATCCACCCCGCCTACTCCGCGGTCACCTGTGGCATCCTCCACGGGTCGATGGCGGACAAACTCATCCTCTGTCACGCCTCCGGGCGCGAGGCAATCCACGGCTACGAGTCGTTCGCCCTCCCTGACTTCCAGACGTACAAGAATCTCTACGAAGACCTCGCTCGGCCCGTCCACCAGACCGAAGTCGTCGCCGGGGCACTCAACACGCGCTCCATCAAAGACGACGAGGAGGCGGCGTCGGCGGTCGAGGCCTACGCAGACGCCATCGACGCGCCGGCACAGGACCCGGTCCGATTCGACCCAGACACCATCCTGGACGAAGTGCTATGA
- a CDS encoding dipeptide epimerase, with the protein MSLDASFERVALPLENPFTIARGTQEVAENVIVRIEDDEGTVGVGGAAPSEHYGETAATVEAVMPDLLAVVEEVGDPHALDEIERKMQARVNRNPAARVAVSIALHDLVAKRVDLPLYRYWGLDADQAPDTSFTIGIDTKETMYEKTRDAVEAGYEILKIKVGTDRDEEIIETVREAAPDATIRVDANEGWTPRKAVEMCHLLAEYDVEFVEQPVPAEDPEGLKFVYERSPLPIAADESCITLADIPQIADRVDIANLKLMKCGSLREALRMIHTARAHGLEVMLGCMIESNASIAAAAHLAPLLDYVDIDGSLLLAEDEYDGIPMPAGVLEFDPALPGTGARRS; encoded by the coding sequence ATGAGCCTCGACGCCTCCTTCGAACGCGTCGCGCTGCCGCTCGAAAACCCGTTCACCATCGCCCGCGGGACCCAGGAGGTCGCGGAGAACGTCATCGTCCGTATCGAGGACGACGAGGGCACCGTCGGCGTCGGCGGGGCCGCCCCGTCGGAGCACTACGGTGAGACGGCCGCGACGGTCGAAGCCGTCATGCCGGACCTGCTCGCGGTGGTCGAAGAAGTCGGCGACCCACACGCCCTCGACGAAATCGAGCGGAAGATGCAGGCGCGAGTGAACCGCAACCCGGCGGCCCGCGTCGCCGTGAGCATCGCGCTCCACGACCTCGTGGCAAAACGTGTGGACCTCCCGCTCTATCGCTACTGGGGACTCGACGCAGACCAGGCCCCGGACACGTCGTTCACTATCGGTATCGACACGAAGGAGACGATGTACGAAAAGACGCGCGACGCCGTCGAAGCCGGGTACGAAATCCTCAAAATCAAGGTCGGCACCGACCGCGACGAGGAGATAATCGAGACGGTTCGCGAGGCAGCCCCTGACGCGACGATTCGCGTGGACGCGAACGAGGGCTGGACGCCACGGAAAGCAGTGGAAATGTGCCACCTCCTCGCCGAGTACGACGTCGAGTTCGTCGAACAACCGGTCCCCGCGGAAGACCCCGAGGGCCTAAAGTTCGTCTACGAACGCTCGCCGCTGCCCATCGCCGCCGACGAGTCGTGTATCACGCTCGCGGACATCCCACAAATCGCAGACCGCGTGGACATCGCGAACCTGAAGCTGATGAAGTGTGGCAGCCTCCGCGAGGCACTGCGGATGATTCACACCGCGCGGGCCCACGGCCTCGAAGTCATGCTTGGGTGTATGATCGAATCGAACGCCTCCATCGCGGCGGCGGCGCACCTCGCTCCGTTGCTCGACTATGTTGACATAGACGGGTCGCTGCTGCTCGCCGAGGACGAATATGACGGCATTCCGATGCCAGCAGGCGTCCTCGAATTCGACCCCGCCCTGCCCGGAACCGGCGCTCGTCGGTCGTAA
- a CDS encoding NAD(P)-dependent oxidoreductase, whose translation MHVFMAGATGVLGRRLVAELAREGHEVYGLSRSPRGDELVRAAGGEPCRGDVLDYESLCMAAAGADVIVNAATAAPKTRDPTSEDWARNDEVRRQGTQNLTALASRVGADQYVHQSIVWVARREDGGPFSEEDDWNPTPHTQAEADAERLAIDARMAFGYDVTILRCGWLYAPEATHTQLIAQGLLAGEMPIIGSGLFGRGDAHLSCLHAEDAARAFTTVIDRRTDGLWHVVDDEAVTTANYLMEFARLLGASKPRRVPAWLAKYTTGTDAARFFSHSMQTTNEPFCEETGWRPHYGSYRDGLSQVVRDWEQDGTLNERHGSAEWAGEKAESVLWRTA comes from the coding sequence ATGCACGTCTTCATGGCTGGGGCAACCGGTGTTCTCGGTCGGAGACTGGTTGCCGAACTCGCCCGGGAGGGCCACGAGGTGTACGGCCTGAGCCGTTCTCCTCGAGGTGACGAACTGGTCCGCGCTGCGGGCGGAGAGCCATGCCGCGGCGACGTTCTCGACTACGAGTCGCTGTGTATGGCCGCCGCAGGGGCGGACGTCATCGTGAACGCCGCGACGGCCGCGCCGAAAACGCGTGACCCGACCTCGGAAGACTGGGCCAGAAACGACGAGGTACGACGCCAGGGCACGCAAAATTTGACCGCCCTCGCGAGTCGGGTCGGCGCAGACCAGTACGTCCACCAGAGCATCGTCTGGGTGGCGAGACGCGAAGACGGCGGGCCGTTTTCCGAGGAGGACGACTGGAATCCCACACCGCACACGCAGGCGGAAGCGGACGCAGAACGTCTCGCGATCGACGCTCGCATGGCGTTTGGCTACGACGTGACGATTCTTCGCTGTGGATGGCTGTACGCCCCGGAAGCGACCCACACGCAACTCATCGCGCAGGGTTTGCTCGCCGGTGAGATGCCCATCATCGGTAGCGGGCTGTTCGGACGCGGGGACGCCCACCTGTCGTGTCTGCACGCGGAGGACGCTGCCCGCGCGTTCACGACCGTCATCGACCGCCGAACCGACGGCCTCTGGCACGTCGTCGACGACGAAGCCGTTACCACCGCGAACTACCTGATGGAGTTCGCCCGCCTGCTCGGCGCGTCGAAGCCACGGCGGGTGCCGGCGTGGCTGGCGAAATACACCACCGGCACGGATGCAGCACGCTTTTTCAGCCACTCGATGCAGACCACGAACGAACCATTTTGCGAGGAAACCGGCTGGCGGCCCCACTACGGTTCCTACCGCGACGGGCTCTCGCAGGTCGTCCGCGACTGGGAGCAAGACGGGACGCTCAACGAGCGCCACGGAAGCGCCGAGTGGGCGGGCGAGAAAGCGGAGAGCGTCCTCTGGCGGACCGCCTGA
- a CDS encoding threonine--tRNA ligase yields the protein MKLLFIHADHLSFEAKKEAGRDIAETDGVAMEGRMDDCVTVFISVESGDAESVSGVVENAAAELRDVTSQLNANKVVLYPYAHLSDDLAPPDVAKRVMRELEAELKDDYELLRAPFGWYKAFEISCKGHPLSELSRHVSAHRDEEKAAEEREPSEWYVCTPDGDLLDPVESKAQFSEDFQALIAAEVEGVTASKGQEPPHFALMGEKEFVGYDELSDVGNLRWYPRGKLVRDSLMQYVSDLVIDYGGMPVETPIMYDLGARSISEHAEKFGERQYRFESGDRRMMLRFAACFGQFSIMRDMHISANDLPLRIYELSTYSFRREQRGEVMGLKRQRAFTMPDMHTATKDIEQAKVEFEKQAKLGYATGGDLGVSYEGAFRMTREFYDENREWVESVVADLGKPVLLELLPERHHYWSAKIDFAVIDGLGRPIENPTVQIDVESAARFGIEYSDGQQTHHPNILHYSPSGSIERVMAALLEHAATQDVPRLPTWLSPTQVRFIPVSDDHVDYCDDLVARLAEAKIRADVDERSETVGKRIAKAERDWVPYYVVVGDRELEAGAFKVNRRESSDEVSLSFDELHELVDDEIGERPRRPRYLPAHVSGHPHFTGA from the coding sequence ATGAAACTCCTGTTTATCCACGCAGACCATCTCTCCTTCGAAGCGAAGAAGGAGGCCGGCAGAGACATCGCAGAAACCGACGGCGTCGCCATGGAGGGGCGCATGGACGACTGCGTCACCGTCTTCATCAGCGTCGAATCGGGGGACGCAGAGAGCGTCTCCGGCGTCGTCGAAAACGCCGCGGCCGAACTCCGCGACGTCACGAGCCAACTGAACGCAAACAAGGTGGTGTTGTATCCCTACGCCCACCTGAGCGACGACCTCGCGCCACCGGACGTCGCAAAGCGCGTCATGCGCGAACTCGAAGCCGAACTGAAAGACGACTACGAACTGCTTCGCGCACCGTTCGGGTGGTACAAGGCGTTCGAAATCTCCTGTAAGGGCCACCCGCTCTCCGAACTCTCGCGCCACGTCAGTGCCCACCGCGACGAGGAAAAAGCGGCCGAGGAGCGCGAACCGAGCGAGTGGTACGTCTGCACGCCCGACGGCGACCTGCTCGACCCGGTCGAATCGAAAGCCCAGTTCAGCGAGGACTTCCAGGCGCTCATCGCCGCGGAAGTCGAGGGCGTCACCGCGAGTAAAGGCCAGGAACCGCCGCACTTCGCACTGATGGGTGAGAAGGAGTTCGTCGGCTACGACGAACTCTCAGACGTGGGGAACCTCCGTTGGTACCCGCGGGGCAAACTCGTCCGTGACTCGCTCATGCAGTACGTTTCCGACCTCGTCATCGACTACGGCGGGATGCCCGTCGAGACGCCCATCATGTACGATTTGGGCGCACGCTCGATTAGCGAGCACGCAGAGAAGTTCGGCGAGCGACAGTACCGCTTCGAGTCCGGCGACCGGCGTATGATGCTCAGATTCGCCGCCTGCTTCGGCCAGTTCTCCATCATGCGCGACATGCACATCTCGGCGAACGACCTCCCCCTGCGAATCTACGAGCTGAGCACCTACTCCTTCCGGCGCGAACAGCGCGGCGAGGTGATGGGCCTCAAACGCCAGCGGGCGTTCACCATGCCCGACATGCACACCGCGACGAAGGACATCGAACAGGCGAAAGTCGAGTTCGAAAAGCAGGCGAAACTTGGCTACGCGACGGGCGGCGATTTGGGCGTTTCCTACGAGGGCGCGTTCCGCATGACCCGCGAGTTCTACGACGAAAACCGCGAGTGGGTCGAATCGGTCGTCGCTGATCTGGGAAAACCCGTCCTTCTCGAACTGCTCCCCGAGCGTCACCACTACTGGTCTGCGAAAATCGACTTCGCCGTCATCGACGGCCTCGGCCGCCCCATCGAGAACCCGACGGTGCAAATTGACGTCGAGAGCGCAGCGCGGTTCGGCATCGAGTACAGCGACGGCCAACAGACCCACCACCCGAACATCCTGCATTACTCGCCGAGTGGCAGCATCGAACGGGTGATGGCTGCACTGCTCGAACACGCGGCGACCCAGGACGTACCGCGTCTGCCGACGTGGCTTTCGCCGACCCAGGTTCGGTTCATCCCGGTGAGCGATGACCACGTGGACTACTGCGACGACCTGGTCGCGCGACTCGCCGAAGCGAAGATTCGGGCGGACGTAGACGAGCGTTCCGAGACGGTCGGAAAGCGCATCGCGAAGGCAGAACGCGACTGGGTCCCCTACTACGTCGTCGTCGGTGACCGCGAACTCGAAGCTGGCGCGTTCAAGGTCAACCGCCGGGAGTCGAGCGACGAGGTGTCACTGTCGTTCGACGAGCTTCACGAACTGGTCGACGACGAAATCGGCGAGCGTCCCCGGCGGCCTCGCTATCTCCCGGCGCACGTCAGCGGTCATCCGCACTTTACCGGCGCGTAG
- the thrS gene encoding threonine--tRNA ligase: MSEIVVTLPDGSELHMESGSTVEDVAFEIGPGLGRDTVAGVVDGDLVDKDTSLTTDCRLVIVTPQSDEYLTVLRHTGAHVFAQALQRLHPEAKLTIGPWTDDGFYYDITGVDLDSDDLRAIEAEAENIIAEDLDVERVELSREEALELYADNPYKRDILETEAAGDDTLSFYEQGEFKDLCKGPHVESTGEIGAFKLLNISSAYWRGDEENDTLTRVYGTAFKSEKDLEKFLEQREEAKERDHRKLGRELDLFSIPEVTGPGLPLYHPNGKKILQQLEGYGQSLNENFGYDYVETPHLFRTELWKQSGHYDNYVDDMFLLDVNDEEYGLKPMNCPGHATIFKQGSWSYRDLPVRYAENGKVYRKEQRGELSGLSRVWAFTIDDGHLFVRPDQIKSEVEDTMDLIFEVLETFDLDYKVALATRPEKSVGSDEIWEQAETQLKTVLDDSAIDYRLEDGDGAFYGPKIDFSFEDALGRVWDGPTVQLDFNMPERFDLTYTGEDNEDHRPVMIHRALYGSFERFFMVLIEHYNGKFPTWLAPEQVRILPVSDDNIPYAKELKHRLGDFRVTIEDRSWTVGRKIQQAHTDRVPYQIIVGGEEEADRTISVRDRKERDRNDVQLADFKAHLESEQEEKRLEPDFLE, encoded by the coding sequence ATGAGCGAAATCGTCGTCACGTTGCCCGACGGTTCCGAACTCCACATGGAGTCGGGGTCGACCGTCGAAGACGTGGCATTCGAAATCGGACCCGGACTCGGCCGAGACACGGTCGCTGGCGTCGTAGACGGTGACCTCGTGGACAAGGACACCTCCCTGACCACGGACTGCCGCCTCGTCATCGTCACCCCACAGAGTGACGAGTATCTCACCGTCCTCCGCCACACCGGTGCGCACGTCTTCGCACAGGCCCTCCAGCGCCTCCACCCCGAAGCCAAACTCACGATTGGCCCGTGGACCGACGACGGTTTCTACTACGACATCACTGGCGTCGATTTAGACAGCGACGACTTGCGCGCAATCGAGGCCGAAGCCGAGAACATCATCGCAGAAGACCTCGATGTCGAACGCGTCGAACTCTCCCGCGAGGAGGCACTCGAGCTGTACGCGGACAACCCGTACAAACGCGACATCCTCGAAACCGAAGCGGCGGGCGACGACACACTCTCCTTCTACGAGCAGGGCGAGTTCAAAGACCTCTGTAAGGGCCCTCACGTCGAATCGACCGGCGAAATCGGCGCGTTCAAACTCTTAAACATCTCTTCGGCCTACTGGCGCGGCGACGAAGAAAACGATACCCTCACTCGCGTCTACGGGACGGCATTCAAATCTGAGAAGGACTTGGAAAAATTCTTAGAACAGCGCGAGGAGGCCAAAGAGCGCGACCACCGCAAACTCGGCCGTGAACTCGACCTCTTCTCGATTCCCGAAGTCACCGGCCCCGGCCTCCCGCTGTACCACCCGAACGGGAAGAAAATCCTCCAGCAGCTCGAAGGCTACGGCCAGTCGCTGAACGAGAACTTCGGCTACGACTACGTCGAGACGCCCCACCTGTTCCGGACGGAACTCTGGAAGCAGTCCGGTCACTACGACAACTACGTAGACGACATGTTCCTCCTCGACGTCAACGACGAGGAGTACGGCCTGAAGCCGATGAACTGCCCCGGCCACGCGACCATCTTCAAGCAGGGGTCGTGGAGTTACCGCGACCTCCCAGTTCGTTACGCAGAGAACGGGAAGGTCTATCGCAAGGAACAGCGCGGCGAACTCTCCGGGCTCTCCCGGGTCTGGGCGTTCACCATCGACGACGGCCACCTGTTCGTCCGCCCCGACCAGATTAAATCGGAAGTCGAAGACACGATGGACCTCATCTTCGAGGTGCTCGAAACGTTCGACTTAGATTACAAAGTCGCCCTCGCCACTCGCCCCGAGAAATCCGTCGGCAGCGACGAAATCTGGGAGCAAGCCGAGACGCAACTGAAGACCGTCCTCGACGACTCGGCCATCGACTACCGCCTCGAAGACGGCGATGGCGCGTTCTACGGGCCGAAAATCGACTTCTCGTTCGAGGACGCCCTCGGCCGGGTCTGGGACGGGCCGACGGTCCAACTCGACTTCAACATGCCGGAGCGCTTCGACCTCACCTACACCGGCGAGGACAACGAGGACCACCGCCCGGTGATGATTCACCGCGCCCTCTACGGCTCCTTCGAGCGCTTCTTCATGGTGCTCATCGAGCACTACAACGGCAAGTTCCCAACGTGGCTCGCCCCAGAGCAGGTGCGCATCCTGCCCGTGAGCGACGACAACATCCCGTACGCGAAGGAACTCAAACACCGACTGGGCGACTTCCGTGTCACCATCGAGGACCGCTCGTGGACGGTCGGTCGGAAGATTCAGCAGGCCCACACCGACCGCGTGCCCTACCAGATTATCGTCGGCGGCGAAGAGGAAGCAGACCGCACCATCTCCGTGCGCGACCGAAAAGAGCGCGACCGCAACGACGTGCAGTTAGCCGACTTCAAGGCGCATCTCGAATCCGAACAGGAAGAGAAGCGGCTGGAACCGGATTTCCTCGAGTAA
- a CDS encoding PspA/IM30 family protein, translating to MGIFARMSYVIRSKINALLNRVEDPTETLDYSYEQMRDELQDVKRGIADLTTQKKRLEIQKRRLEENVEKHNRQAREAVNQDRDDLARQALEKKKQKMTQIEELEGQIANLQNTQDNLVSKKNELQNRIEEFRTQKETIKARYEAAEASTRVSEAMTGAGKEMEDVSRAIDRARERTDDMEARAEALDELEETGAFEDALSDKDSIDRELESLSTDNEVEAELETLKAEAGKSTPKAESETEMDAETEAETEAETTDPEVEAELEDIKEEEN from the coding sequence ATGGGAATCTTCGCGCGCATGTCGTACGTCATCCGGTCTAAAATCAACGCGCTGCTCAATCGGGTGGAGGACCCGACTGAGACGCTCGATTACTCTTACGAGCAGATGCGCGACGAGCTACAGGACGTAAAACGCGGCATCGCAGACCTCACGACGCAGAAAAAGCGCCTCGAAATCCAGAAGCGTCGATTGGAGGAGAACGTAGAGAAGCACAACCGACAGGCACGCGAGGCGGTCAACCAGGATCGCGACGACCTCGCGCGGCAGGCCCTGGAGAAGAAAAAACAGAAGATGACCCAGATTGAGGAACTGGAGGGCCAAATCGCCAATCTGCAGAACACCCAGGACAACCTCGTCTCGAAGAAGAACGAACTCCAGAACCGCATCGAGGAGTTCCGCACCCAGAAGGAGACCATCAAGGCTCGCTACGAGGCCGCAGAGGCGAGCACCCGCGTCTCCGAGGCGATGACCGGCGCAGGCAAGGAGATGGAGGACGTTTCACGGGCCATCGACCGCGCCCGCGAACGTACCGACGACATGGAGGCCCGGGCTGAGGCGCTCGACGAACTCGAAGAGACCGGCGCGTTCGAGGACGCACTCTCCGACAAGGACTCCATCGACCGCGAACTCGAATCGCTCTCGACAGACAACGAAGTCGAGGCCGAACTGGAGACGCTAAAGGCCGAAGCCGGCAAGTCCACGCCGAAGGCGGAATCGGAAACCGAGATGGACGCAGAGACGGAAGCGGAGACAGAAGCGGAGACGACGGATCCCGAAGTCGAAGCCGAACTCGAAGACATCAAAGAAGAAGAAAACTAA